Below is a window of Nitrospinota bacterium DNA.
TTCCTGTCAACTGGGCTGAGGCGCAATTGGATATTTCTGAGCCGGTTGATTATGAAAAACTTTTTAAAGAAAACCTGTCGAGGGGAGGAAAGGTCTTAAACCTCTCTGGAAAAAAGATTGGTGACAAGGGCCTGGAAACTCTGCTCAAACAGGAGTTTATTAAAAAACTAAAAAAACTTGATTTGAGGTACAACGATATCAGCCCAAAAGGTGCCGAACTGCTATCCCAATCTCAGCCTTTCCCAAAACTCAAAAAGTTAATCCTGAAGCATAACTTTTTTGCTGATGAAGGTACGATTGCCTTCGCAAGCTCTTCCAGTTTTCCTAACCTTGAGTCGTTGCAATTAGGTTGGAACGAAATCAGGGATGCCGGGGCTTTAGCCCTGGCGAACACGAAAAAATTTCCTAAACTGAAGAAACTTGATTTAAGGGGTAATTTCCTGGCTGGAAAAACAAAAGAAACTCTGCGCACTTCATTAGGGCATTTGAAGTCCCTGCGCATCTTCCAATCTGAATAACCGGCTAGTTGCAGGCAACTACTGCGAATACTTTATTATTAAAGAACTCATTCTGGTGTTATTTGAGTCTTGCGCGATTGATAACGGTGTATCACCATTGTCATCCTGCTGGTTTGGTTTGGCGCCGTGTTTCAATAAAATTCTGGCAATTGCCAAATTGTCGTTCAAGATAGCTCTCATTAATGCTGTAAAGCCGTCATTGGCAGGAATATTCGGGTCTGCCCCAAGTTTCAGTAAGCCATCTACGAATTCAATATGCCCGTGAAGAGTTGCAGCCATAAGAAGGGTGTAATGGTCCTGGGTTTTAGCATTGGGGGTTCCCCGCTGAACCAGATAGTCATAGACACTGGTCAAATCTCCTCTTTCCAGTTTTCTGATAACTGCTGTTTCCTTATAGAGGGTGCTGGGCTTTAAGGAGTTAATAAAACTCTTTTTGGTTGATTTGTTTTTGTCAGGTTTAGCTTCTGGTTCAGGTGGAAGGGTAGAGGGTTCAGAGTTTTTCTTTTGAGGGAGTTCGGTTGTCTTTATTTATGGAGCTGTCGCAATATTAATAATCAAAGCCAACCCTGCTGACAGGAAGACAGCGATGCCAACATATAAAATTAGATTTTTAGAACTTTTGACTTTCGAGATAATTGAGACCACTGGCCTGCCTCAGTTAGTTGGCCACTGATTGGAACTTCCAGCTTTACAGGCAGTCTACCACCAGGTGATTCAATATGAATTTCAAATATTCTTGAACGCGTTATTTTCTTCAATGGGAAATCAATGCTGGCTTCTATTTAGACCTTGATGATGCCGCTGTCTTCATCATAAAAAAAAGTGTCACCGTCCGGTCCGCGATATGATATTTCTTTTACTTCCCAGATTTGTTTCTTTTTGACATCCGCTTCTGCGGCATGAAACCGGCCATTTTCTTCCCGTTGCAGGAGAAGAAATTTGTTGTCATTGTTCGAGACGATTTGCCAGTTGAAAAAATCACTTTGTACGGTTCCTTTTTCGTAGTCGATGCTGATGATGTTCATTTCCTGCATTCCTTCTAATCTTTAAGTTTAGCTAATATTCAATGTTGGCAGCAATTTCACGGGCCTTTTCCATAGACCGTTTTTTGCTGGCAACTGTTGTGTTAATAAGTATGCTGTGAGCCAGTTCCACTGTTGAGTCATGCTCTCGGGACAATGTGATGCCCTGCTTTTCGAAAAACTTTTTGAGGCTGGAGTTCTTTAAAGTCAGTGAAGGTTGGACAGGACCTTCAATATCGGCTTTATGTTCCTCATCTTTTATGACGTCGTTGATAATACGAATCTCAGGAACTATACCATGCTCGGTGATGTCGATTCCTGATGGAGTGTAATACTTTGAGGTAGTGAGACGCAGTCCAGAGCCGTCGCTTAACCTGAAAATGGTTTGAACGGACCCCTTGCCGTAAGAGTTTTCACCGATGATCAGAGCTTTCCCCGAATCTCTCAAGGCGCCTGCTACAATCTCTGATGCGCTGGCACTGTATTGATTGATGAGAACAACGACGGGAACCTGATGCAGGCTGTTTTTATATAAACCACGGTACTCATGATAATCGTCTTCGTCTCTTCCCTGCGTATAAACAACCATTCTGCCTTTGAAAAGAAAATGACTGGCTACTTTTACCGACTGGGTAAGCAGTCCACCAGGGTTTTCACGAACATCAAGGATGAATGCCTTGACTTCATCTTTTTCAGCCATTTTCAAACTGGCCATCAATTGTTTTTCAGTTTGTTTGGAAAAGCTATTTATTTTTAAATAACCTATCTGGTTATCAAGGGTTTTGTATTCGACCGTATTTATTAAAATGATCTCACGGGTGAGGGTGTAAGTTCTTTTTCTTTTGTCAGCAGGCCGCAAAAGGGTAATTGTAACTTTGGTGTCTGGATAGCCCCTTAGCAGGTTGGCAAGCTCCTCAATATGCATTCCAACGATTTCTTTGCCATTCACGCTTACGAATGAATCGTCAGCGAGAATTCCAGCTCTTTGTGCGGGTGAATCACCCATGGTTTTTACCACGTATAGCTTTTTATCTTTCATCGTGATGACCATTCCCAGCCCGCCATACTTTCCTTCAGTATCTCGCATGGATTTATTAAAGGTGTCTTTGTCCATATATTGAGAATAGCTGTCAAGCGAACTCATGACCCCTTCGATGGCTGAACTTTCCAAATCTTTTTTTTCAATGGTCCTTTTTGAATTGTCGTGGAGGAAATAGTACACCTTCTGGAGCTCGTCCCAATCGTGGTTTCTGTCATAATTCAGCCTGTATCGAGTTTTCTTGTCTTTATATCTCAGAATATTAATGTTGGTTTTTTTGCTGAGTGTAACACTGTCTGAATCCGCACCTTTTATCATGCCCTCGATCGCGGCAGAGAACAGTTTTTTGTGGTCAGGGGGGTAGACATATTTTTCTGAGACTAAATCCACAACTTCTTCAAAAATTTCCAGGTCACTGCTGAAGAAGCCTGCGTCAGCTGTCCCTTTAAGGTTAATCGTGCCCAGGATATTGACCTGCGGCAGATATAAGATGAAGAAGGCAACAATAAAAAGAGCTAATGTATTTTTTAAAATATTATTTTTCATAATGGATTTTAAGCAGGATTAGAGTCGAGGCCAAGGCGAATATAACTAACCATTATTTTTTAATATATCTGAAAATATTAATTCCAAGTTGTCTGTCATTTCATCAACACTTCCATTTGACATGCTGGGTGCTACTTTTAGTATGTCATTAATTATAATGGTTGGTGTTTCATTGGCCTTGAACTGTTTGGCCAGTTCCAGGGAGCGATCGGTTTTCTTTTTAATGGAAGCAGACTGCATGCCTTCGGTCATCTCTTTACCTATTTCAAAATCTCGAGCGAGGAACTTTATAACTTTGGGTTGGAAAATATCGACACCCAATTTAAAACCTGTATCAAAAAGTTCCTGTGTGAATTCTTCTTCAACCCCCAGTTCATCGGCAATATAAAATGCCATTGCTGGATAGGCGGTCTGGTTGCCCCAGTAAATAGGAAACTTTTTGTGATGTAATTTGTCTTTGAACTTTGAGCGCAGCCGTTTAGAGGTTTCCAGAAACCGATAACAATGCCCGCAGGAATAATTGAAGAACTCCGCCATTTCAATGGTGTTAATATTTTTGAGTTTGTTGATGTCTCCAACGACTTCATAGGTCCCGCGAATTTTTTCATCAGCCTGAGCCCATGCAGGCAGGAATAAAAAAACTGTAAGTAAAAGGGATGTAACCTTTGTCATGAACGACTCCTTATATTTTCAAAAAATATTAATGTTTAATCTTAGGCCAGTACTCCGCAAAATTAAAACGGGGACTGTGGTTTTTTACATGGCACTTGCTACAGGCTTCTTTAGCCCGGCTCTTTAATCTCTCCTGTGGAGCTGATGCGTGGGTTAGGCCCGGACCATGGCACACCTCGCACTGAACATTCTTCAGCCCCGGGGTATCCAATTCGCTGATGAAGCCTCCAGAAAGATTAAAGCCCACTACGTGGCACTTCAGACATTCAGGATCGAACGCCTTATTAATTTTCCTTAAAGTTTCATAGGCCTTTCCATGCCTGGAACCCGACCATACCTTATGCTCAGAGGTATGACAGTTCTTGCACACTTTATCTCCGGCGTAGACAGATTTGTTTCTTTTGTTGCGCTTGCCAGCCAGAGTTTCAAAAAACATGGCTTCTACTTTTTCATTATAATTTTCGTATAACTTTACCATTTCAGGGGCAAATTTTACACTTGAATCCAGTTTTACCATGTGATGGGTGATAGATTTTTTTCTATTCGAGTCAAACTGAACTCTCAATTCTCCCATTTTCTGTCCCTTTGGAGAGGATTGAACAAATAGTTTCCCTTTTTTCCTCACGGGCTCCATGTCAATGACATCTAATTCGTTGACAATGTGACCATTGATCACAATATCCACACCTTCCAAATCAAGATAACCCAAGGCGACCTTTTTTTCTGCATGAGTGAGGAGGACGATGAGGTCAGGGTTTTCTTTTTCACGCAGACGGGTTATCAGGTTCAGGGCTGTCTGCTTGGGATTCAAGATTTCCAGACCGAAATGGTCATAAAACAGGTCGGGATCAGCTACAGCGACAATACCCACTTTCAATCCATTTGAGAATGATTTTACCTTTGATCGAATAGGCTCAAAATTATTGATCAACAAGTTTCCCGCAATCCAGGGAATTTGTGGTCGTTCTTTTAAAAACCTGGTTCCGTAGACCATGTCCCTGTCTCCCAATGCAATAGCGTCATATTGCATTTTTTCTGTCGCAATGAGCAGTGTTTCTGCTTTCAATTTACCCTGGCGAGTGGGCTCTTTAAAATGATCTCCGGTGTCAACAAGCAAAAGATCAGGGTTTTGTTTGCGCGTATCTATCAAATATTGCATTCGCCGTTCTATTCCCCCCTGGTCTTCTTCCTTGGCGCAACCGCAGGGTTTCAGTTCTGCCAGGACATTGCCAGTATATACAATGAGAACCTCACGAGGCTCTGAAGCAACAGGGGTGCTTGTGCTTAAAGAAAGGCATCCGGCAATAAATATCAGGAAAATCAATATTGTTTGTCTCATGCACTTAAAGGTATCGGAAATCT
It encodes the following:
- a CDS encoding S41 family peptidase encodes the protein MKNNILKNTLALFIVAFFILYLPQVNILGTINLKGTADAGFFSSDLEIFEEVVDLVSEKYVYPPDHKKLFSAAIEGMIKGADSDSVTLSKKTNINILRYKDKKTRYRLNYDRNHDWDELQKVYYFLHDNSKRTIEKKDLESSAIEGVMSSLDSYSQYMDKDTFNKSMRDTEGKYGGLGMVITMKDKKLYVVKTMGDSPAQRAGILADDSFVSVNGKEIVGMHIEELANLLRGYPDTKVTITLLRPADKRKRTYTLTREIILINTVEYKTLDNQIGYLKINSFSKQTEKQLMASLKMAEKDEVKAFILDVRENPGGLLTQSVKVASHFLFKGRMVVYTQGRDEDDYHEYRGLYKNSLHQVPVVVLINQYSASASEIVAGALRDSGKALIIGENSYGKGSVQTIFRLSDGSGLRLTTSKYYTPSGIDITEHGIVPEIRIINDVIKDEEHKADIEGPVQPSLTLKNSSLKKFFEKQGITLSREHDSTVELAHSILINTTVASKKRSMEKAREIAANIEY
- a CDS encoding ankyrin repeat domain-containing protein, which produces MKTTELPQKKNSEPSTLPPEPEAKPDKNKSTKKSFINSLKPSTLYKETAVIRKLERGDLTSVYDYLVQRGTPNAKTQDHYTLLMAATLHGHIEFVDGLLKLGADPNIPANDGFTALMRAILNDNLAIARILLKHGAKPNQQDDNGDTPLSIAQDSNNTRMSSLIIKYSQ
- a CDS encoding thioredoxin domain-containing protein; its protein translation is MTKVTSLLLTVFLFLPAWAQADEKIRGTYEVVGDINKLKNINTIEMAEFFNYSCGHCYRFLETSKRLRSKFKDKLHHKKFPIYWGNQTAYPAMAFYIADELGVEEEFTQELFDTGFKLGVDIFQPKVIKFLARDFEIGKEMTEGMQSASIKKKTDRSLELAKQFKANETPTIIINDILKVAPSMSNGSVDEMTDNLELIFSDILKNNG